From one Nilaparvata lugens isolate BPH chromosome 2, ASM1435652v1, whole genome shotgun sequence genomic stretch:
- the LOC111047710 gene encoding uncharacterized protein LOC111047710, with protein MDEKEEETATVWALFKTNFSYIFREDYHGEDVKKITNVLKNLCCVQSQTALFVPSKQKDETESDFKKRFLVRIAQVIWLLGQLMQIACHERLSKLHQVSVEAQISILGLLAEKNNVMFKVLITEYIQLFEDILNLRDEFGKSMEFKEHKIKRFHPNNMAILPPESASEYSSENYPFIISSRDDCSLLLEKLLPIISSQLPMLVNCSEPIPLLCDLIERSLQDDSKIVVTETINMLANLAHSNGFNSELSISTLKICQKLGTYMRAFDTTGDDTLLNRGLEAFKKLFDALIETNGTCHPTLNKILLDSLIPLVEKDSLSMRSDVGQGISKLIAVLLASCFLENDSILKTQIKALLPDVSYCLKIMPILEELVKKEMSASFKGMDLPEDIMILDRRPDEAISLMDSELWECLCNSLVSKLEMIDCLATVHEDLMILVSSVVRSAANLTGLLDRFQDGTIAAFNSNFFIAVSTVACNCSSETNFSCFQHLFEVVTNLMLLPESVNINEDILKRMIIIVSLPITKDDRAIEDFFKDKREGDSVRCQLKGVVSLIRKEESNPLFEKVLKDCILGLGRMVANNEIEVRVRLLVECFNNKLFLSEIIESVPFLVKLMHSLYTELDQLILQPSLSMDNIQIQIAACEAVSALVCIMSSTAFVTRTGHGHGRMKVMCKECDLAIKEGQLNSNNQIHMLLKCVLKLLSSPSAEVLLKIIPLLRRFANHLSLFHTLDCVNRWIVLIKHPNNEVRESFVNVVADLLFRKKWIKRHEDCIIEEVGLLSQYDRQELMNSELLLTSFKTVAMDTVCDSLVPQPKKNLQLTTMAAIGNVGMTPLDSVLYPTFKMLLMYVLHPNSCVSSAVVHLQKIAEKHNKLLKEIFYKYRGEFCKQLADMLMMKKPLNKYALSSMFVKFSRALSYEKEDTFLAQNASSHLLKYILHVVLEEPEFEWIIYYIGDKLERDVSTLMKEGFQHVYPYFYMNEDACTLDKVCEITENLTGKTREALIKSCYKTIVCEILLHIHGKKERVLDALNYLKSDVFTLEEYTPNVIEFLAPRFLGVVGMMESRLVSRDSSDEEKKKVLLALPEIFTLMGAKHITPVHLVDRVLYFM; from the exons atggatgagaaggaggaggagaccGCCACTGTTTGGGCGCTTTTCAAAACCAATTTCTCCTATATTTTTCGTGAAGACTATCATGGTGAAGATGTCAAGAAAATAACTaatgttttgaaaaatctgTGCTGTGTGCAGTCTCAAACAGCACTGTTTGTTCCTTCAAAACAGAAAGATGAAACCGAATCTGATTTCAAAAAACGATTTCTTGTGCGAATAG CTCAAGTTATCTGGCTGCTGGGCCAACTGATGCAAATTGCCTGCCATGAAAGATTATCAAAATTGCATCAAGTTTCTGTGGAAGCTCAAATCAGTATTTTGGGACTTTTAGCTGAGAAAAATAATGTCATGTTCAAAGTTCTCATAACGGAGTACATTCAACTATTCGAAG ATATTTTGAACCTAAGAGATGAATTTGGAAAATCGATGGAGTTTAAAGAGCATAAGATTAAAAGGTTTCATCCGAACAATATGGCGATTCTGCCTCCTGAAAGTGCGTCTGAATACAGCAGTGAAAATTATCCATTCATCATATCTTCTCGCGATGATTGCTCTCTTTTATTGGAAAAGTTACTTCCT ATTATTTCGTCGCAATTGCCTATGCTGGTGAACTGTTCAGAGCCGATACCGCTGCTTTGTGATCTGATTGAAAGGTCACTGCAAGATGATTCCAAGATTGTTGTAACAGAAACGATCAATATGCTAGCCAATTTGGCACATTCCAATGGCTTCAACTCCGAATTGTCAATT TCCACACTGAAAATATGTCAGAAGCTTGGTACCTATATGAGAGCATTTGATACGACTGGTGATGATACTTTGCTGAATCGGGGCTTGGAAGCattcaaaaagttatttgatGCTCTCATCGAGACTAATGGTACGTGTCATCCAACTCTCAACAAGATTCTACTCGATTCATTGATTCCTCTTGTTGAAAAAGATAGTCTATCCATGAGATCTG aTGTTGGTCAAGGTATTAGCAAGTTGATAGCTGTTCTTTTAGCGTCATGTTTTTTGGAGAATGACAGCATTTTGAAAACGCAAATCAAGGCTCTCCTTCCAGATGTCTCTTACTGCCTG AAAATTATGCCGATATTGGAAGAACTTGTCAAAAAAGAAATGTCTGCTTCTTTCAAAGGAATGGATTTACCTGAAGATATAATGATACTCGATAG aaGACCAGATGAAGCGATTAGTCTGATGGACAGTGAACTTTGGGAATGTTTGTGCAATTCGTTAGTCTCTAAACTTGAAATGATCGATTGTTTAGCAACTGTACATGAAGACTTGATGATATTGGTGTCATCTGTTGTTCGGTCTGCTGCCAACTTGACTGGACTACTAGATCGCTTTCAAGATGGCACTATCGCCGCTTTCAATTCGAACTTTTTCATTGCTGTTTCGACTGTTGCATGCAACTGCTCCTCTGAAACCAATTTTTCATGCTTTCAACATTTGTTTGAAGTGGTAACTAATCTGATGCTTCTCCCGGAGAGTGTTAACATCAATGAAGATATTTTGAAGCGGATGATAATAATTGTATCTCTGCCGATTACGAAGGACGACCGTGCGATAGAAGATTTCTTCAAAGATAAAAGAGAGGGCGATTCCGTTAGGTGTCAGTTGAAAGGTGTGGTCTCTTTGATAAGAAAAGAAGAGAGCAACCCACTTTTTGAAAAAGTGCTGAAGGACTGTATTTTAGGTCTTGGTAGAATGGTGGCCAATAATGAAATAGAAGTCAGAGTGAGGCTCCTAGTCGAATGCTTCAATAACAAGCTATTTttatcagaaataattgaaagtgtGCCCTTTCTTGTGAAGCTCATGCACTCATTGTATACAGAGCTGGATCAATTGATCTTGCAACCTTCATTATCGATGGataacattcaaattcaaatagcCGCCTGTGAAGCAGTCTCAGCTTTGGTTTGCATCATGTCCAGCACTGCTTTCGTGACACGAACTGGTCACGGCCATGGCAGAATGAAAGTCATGTGCAAAGAGTGTGATTTGGCAATAAAAGAAGGCCAGCTCAACTCGAACAACCAGATTCACATGCTATTGAAATGTGTTCTGAAGTTGTTATCGTCTCCTTCGGCAGAGGTGTTACTAAAGATTATACCACTTCTACGTCGCTTCGCAAATCATCTATCTCTGTTCCACACTTTGGACTGCGTCAACAGGTGGATTGTGCTGATAAAACATCCCAACAACGAGGTGAGAGAGAGCTTTGTTAATGTTGTAGCCGATCTCCTCTTCAGAAAGAAGTGGATCAAAAGACACGAGGATTGTATTATAGAAGAGGTTGGTCTTCTCAGTCAGTATGATCGACAGGAACTGATGAACTCGGAGCTTCTTCTTACTTCTTTCAAAACAGTCGCAATGGATACAGTTTGCGACAGTCTAGTTCCTCAACCTAAAAAGAATCTGCAACTAACTACAATGGCAGCTATAGGAAATGTTGGTATGACGCCGCTAGACTCTGTGCTCTACCCAACGTTCAAAATGCTTCTCATGTACGTTCTTCATCCGAACTCGTGTGTGAGCTCAGCAGTTGTCCATTTACAGAAAATCGCTGAAAAACATAACAAACTATTAAAGGAAATTTTCTACAAATACCGTGGTGAATTCTGCAAACAGCTAGCTGACATGCTCATGATGAAAAAACCGTTGAATAAATATGCTTTGTCTagtatgtttgtcaagttttcgcGTGCTTTATCCTATGAGAAGGAAGACACATTTTTGGCCCAAAATGCTTCCAGCCACCTTCTGAAGTACATCCTGCACGTGGTGCTCGAGGAACCTGAATTTGAATGGATAATCTACTACATTGGAGATAAATTGGAGAGGGATGTTTCCACATTGATGAAAGAAGGCTTCCAG caTGTATATCCATACTTCTACATGAATGAGGATGCTTGCACCCTTGACAAAGTTTGCGAAATTACGGAAAATCTTACAGGAAAAACTAGAGAAGCACTCATCAAATCCTGCTACAAG ACAATTGTGTGTGAAATATTATTGCACATTCATGGAAAAAAAGAACGCGTACTGGATGCActcaattatttgaaatcagATGTGTTTACGCTTGAAGAATACACACCGAATGTG ATAGAGTTTCTGGCTCCACGCTTTCTTGGTGTAGTTGGCATGATGGAAAGCAGATTAGTGAGTAGAGATTCTTCAGATGAGGAGAAAAAAAAGGTGCTGCTGGCATTGCCGGAGATCTTCACACTGATGGGTGCCAAGCACATCACACCTGTTC atcTTGTGGACAGGGTTCTATATTTTATGTGA
- the LOC111063278 gene encoding uncharacterized protein LOC111063278 produces the protein MAQGGAMVQGGAMGSQEPEFEEQQRENDNEESVEQSQTSNSKDNNESVSTPPPEDAFTSPKTPIKKRKVRSTSAGSAPIINEAVNLLKSIQSKKKEKDEYDSFGEQVAIKLRKITSTQARFEAQQIINKKLFEAEMGMSGYSYNAITHIPISCHLQMKIIDLSYRPTH, from the exons ATGGCCCAGGGAGGGGCAATGGTCCAGGGAGGGGCAATg GGATCACAAGAGCCAGAATTTGAGGAACAACAGAGAGAAAATGATAATGAAGAAAGCGTCGAACAGTCACAGACATCAAATTCGAAAGACAACAATGAAAGTGTAAGTACACCACCGCCTGAAGACGCATTTACCTCCCCAAAAACACCAATTAAAAAGCGCAAAGTAAGATCAACTTCTGCTGGCAGTGCACCGATCATAAATGAAGCGGTTAACTTATTGAAATCTATTCAgtcaaagaagaaagaaaaagatgaGTACGATTCATTTGGAGAACAGGTAGCCATTAAACTGAGGAAAATTACTTCAACTCAAGCAAGGTTTGAAGCCcaacaaataattaataaaaaattatttgaggCAGAGATGGGCATGTCAGGTTACTCGTACAATGCCATTACACATATCCCAATATCTTGCCATctacaaatgaaaattatcGACCTCAGTTATCGCCCTACCCATTAA